A genomic window from Salvia hispanica cultivar TCC Black 2014 chromosome 5, UniMelb_Shisp_WGS_1.0, whole genome shotgun sequence includes:
- the LOC125186939 gene encoding bidirectional sugar transporter SWEET5-like has translation MYGQSLARFIIGIVGNVISLLLFLSPAPTCLRIWRNRTTEEFHPYLFLASVLNCMFWVFYGLPVVHPDSILVISINSAGLILELIYLIIFFCYTTNGNRAIIFGILIVELILLGIVAVITLLCFHSHASRSMFVGIICVVCGIIMYASPLSVIGQVIKSQDAEFMPFWVCLAGFSNGIVWFIYAFLKSFDPYIAVGNGLGAAFGLFQLSVYAYYTYMGKRSVSVESEVKHCEIV, from the exons GCAATGTCATCTCTCTGTTGCTGTTCCTGTCTCCAGC GCCAACGTGTCTGCGAATATGGAGGAACAGAACCACGGAGGAGTTCCACCCGTATCTGTTCCTCGCCTCGGTGCTGAACTGCATGTTCTGGGTATTCTATGGTTTACCAGTGGTTCATCCTGACAGCATTCTTGTAATCTCAATCAATTCTGCTGGCCTTATACTAGAGCTCATTTACCTCATCATTTTCTTCTGCTACACCACCAATGGGAATAGG GCTATCATATTTGGTATCCTTATTGTAGAACTCATCCTTCTCGGTATTGTTGCTGTCATCACACTCCTCTGCTTTCACTCACACGCCTCTCGCTCCATGTTTGTGGGGATTATCTGTGTCGTGTGCGGGATCATCATGTACGCCTCTCCTCTCTCCGTCATT GGACAAGTTATAAAGTCACAAGATGCTGAGTTCATGCCATTTTGGGTCTGCCTTGCTGGTTTTTCAAACGGGATCGTTTGGTTCATCTATGCCTTCCTCAAGTCTTTCGACCCTTACATCGCT GTTGGAAATGGACTTGGAGCAGCTTTTGGTTTGTTTCAGCTGTCTGTGTATGCTTATTACACTTACATGGGTAAGAGAAGTGTTTCAGTTGAGAGTGAAGTCAAGCATTGTGAGATTGTATGA